A genomic region of Procambarus clarkii isolate CNS0578487 chromosome 30, FALCON_Pclarkii_2.0, whole genome shotgun sequence contains the following coding sequences:
- the LOC138369961 gene encoding spidroin-2-like, whose amino-acid sequence MSSPSVSDPSECDPSEYGPSECDPSEYDPSEYDPSEYGPSEYGPSEYDPSEYGPSEYDPSEYGPSEYGPSEHDPSVSDPSECDPSEYDPSEYGPSEYDPSEYDPSEHDPSEYDPSEYDPSEYDPS is encoded by the coding sequence ATGAGTAGCCCATCAGTAAGTGACCCATCAGAATGTGACCCATCAGAATATGGCCCATCAGAATGTGACCCATCAGAATATGACCCATCAGAATATGACCCATCAGAATATGGTCCATCAGAATATGGCCCATCAGAATATGACCCATCAGAATATGGCCCATCAGAATATGACCCATCAGAATATGGCCCATCAGAATATGGCCCATCAGAACATGACCCATCAGTAAGTGACCCATCAGAATGTGACCCATCAGAATATGACCCATCAGAATATGGCCCATCAGAATATGACCCATCAGAATATGACCCATCAGAACATGACCCATCAGAATATGACCCATCAGAATATGACCCAtcagaatatgacccatcataa
- the LOC138369962 gene encoding uncharacterized protein — protein sequence MTHQNMTHQNMAHQNMVHQNMAHQNMTHQNMTHQNMTHQNMTPSEYDPSEYGPSEYDPSEYDPSEHDPSEYDPSEHDPSEYDPSEHDPSEYGPSEYGPSEYDPSEYDPSEHDPSEYDPSEYGPSENDPSEYDPSEHDPSEYDPSEYDPSEYDPIRT from the coding sequence ATGACCCATCAGAATATGACCCATCAGAATATGGCCCATCAGAATATGGTCCATCAGAATATGGCCCATCAGAACATGACCCATCAGAATATGACCCATCAGAATATGACCCATCAGAATATGACCCCATCAGAATATGACCCATCAGAATATGGCCCATCAGAATATGACCCATCAGAATATGACCCATCAGAACATGACCCATCAGAATATGACCCATCAGAACATGACCCATCAGAATATGACCCATCAGAACATGACCCATCAGAATATGGCCCATCAGAATATGGCCCATCAGAATATGACCCATCAGAATATGACCCATCAGAACATGACCCATCAGAATATGACCCATCAGAATATGGCCCATCAGAAAATGACCCATCAGAATATGACCCATCAGAACATGACCCATCGGAATATGACCCATCAGAATATGACCCATCAGAATATGACCCCATCAGAACATGA